AGATACTTCCACGAGAGGAGGGAGCAGTAATGTTACCCAGACGACCAGCAGGATTGAGTCCAAAAGATCAAATTTACCCATGCGTCTCGGTATCAAAGGTTCAAGTGTCTTCGCAATGACTATGATAGATTCAATTCCAAGCGGGATATTCACGCAAAAATTCCATCTCCAACCCACAGAATCAACGATCAATGCTCCCAATGCAGGTCCGCCAACAATAGCCATTCCAACGAAACTAGTGACAACCCCCGTTATTTTTGCCATCACTGTTGGAGACACCGTCGACGCTATTACAGCTAGGCCAACAGGTAGGAAACCGCCGCTTCCAAAGCCCTGAATTATCCTGAAGACAATCAATTCTAACAGTGAATTACTCATTCCTGCCAGTATTGACCCCGCTATGAAGATCTTGAGCGTGATGAGCAATATGGACCGCTTACCGTATTAGTCTGACAATTTTCCGAATATGACCATTCCAATGGCAGATGATGTTACATAAGCATCTATGAGGAAAGGCATTGCACCCGGCTGTCTAAAAATTTTAACAATAACCGGTATTGCAGTGGATACTATCAGGTTGTCCAGTGCCCCCATTAGAAGTCCAAGTACTATGCCCAAAATGATTAATGAAGCTCGTTTCCCGATTATTTCCTCTTTCTCTATCCCAGAATCATTCATAACTCATCGTCTTACAAGGGTTCGGAAAACTTCCGAAAGTTTGTCCAGAAAATCTTTGTCTGTTGCCGGTTCTATCCTCTCAACAAACATTTGTTGCAAATTCAAGAATTTTCTCAGTTTTTCACTACCAGTTTCCGAGATAGAAACCACTAGTTTACGCCCATCTTCTGCATTCCTGTTTTTGATAATACAGCGTGTTTTCACCAAGCTTTCCAGAATACCCGTTATCGTTGGAAGCGTAATTCCAGTATACGCAGATATTTCAGTGGTAGTCATCTCTTTACGCTGAGAAATAACCTAAAGTATCCACGCTCGAGTTAATGTCAAACCACTTTTCCTTGCATTTGTCCTAGACACGCTGACAAATCTCTGAACAAACGTTCCAATGTTTGACCAAAGCTCAATTTATACTGATCTGTCCGCAGAAAAACTGTTATCATTTATCATATTTAGGGATCCTAATAGTTAGGAATCCTAACAATTTTTTCCCTCAACAACTCGTGTAAGGCTATATCACAATTCTTGCATAGCGGTAAAGTGAATAGAATATCGGATAGTGTGTACTCTAGATAGAGCGGTATAGCCATAATATAACGTTCTCAACACGGCAATCTTAGTACTTATCAACCGGCATTTACACCTTTGAGTTATCGGTATCCACTGTTACGCTCTTCTCTTTTTAAGCAACATCGAAGTGCTAAATGACAAGGATGACACAATTGTACTCATTTCCTTACTTTCGTGTTCAGGAAATATCGGAAAATGTTGATTCTAAGGATAGGTAGGGAGTTGAACCCTATTAGATGGGATCTGCAGTCCCACGCATGACCGCTCTGCCACCTATCCACGGCAACAGGGTAGATACACAAATAATTTAAATTGTTTTGTTGAGAAACAAGACAAGTAACATGACGGTGCTATGCGTTAATATTTCCTTGAAAATTTTGGTCTGGAGCAAAGATGCAAGGTTTATGAGGTATAGAGGTATCACTAACAGAAACCAAAGTAGAGTATTTAATTAATACAAATAGAACGAGTGGTTATTAACATGGAAAATTATGATGCTTCTCAGATAACAGTTCTTGAAGGACTGAAGGCGGTCAGGAAAGTCCCCGGGATGTATATAGGATCAACCGATGAACGAGGGCTACACCACCTTGTTTACGAAGTGGTGGACAATGCTATTGACGAGTCAGTTGCTGGATACTGTAAGAACATATTTATTAGCATAAACGAGGACGGATCCCTTTCCGTCGAAGATGACGGAAGGGGGATTCCTGTTGACCTTCACCCAAAATATAAGAGACCGGGTCTTGAGATAGTGCTCACCGAATTGCACAGCGGAGCAAAATTTGACAAGAAGGTGTACAAGATCACGGGAGGGCTCCACGGCGTTGGGGTTCATGTGGTTAACGCACTGTCATCTAAGCTCATCGCAGCAGTTAAAAAAGAGGCTGATCTTTACTATGAAATTTTTAATCGCGGTGTCCCGAGAGACCATATGCAGAAAGTATCTATGGAAAAATTCACAGACTCTAAGGACCAGGACGTCGCTTCACTTTCATTTAAACTGGCGAAAACCCATGGCCTCCTCATAAAGTTCTACCCGGATAGTGAAATATTTGAAACACTGGATTTCTCCTACAACACTATAATAGAGAGGATGAGGGACCTTGCGTATCTTAATCCCCAGGTAACCATAACAATAGAGGACAACAGGGAATCAAGAAAGGAGATCTTCCACTTCGCCGGCGGTCTTTCCGAGTTCGTTACATACCTCGGTGAAGGGCATATCCCTATCCACAAGACGCCAATATACTTCAATGAGACTTCGGAAGACGTTGTGGTAGAGTTTGCGCTCCAGTACAATACCAGTGTTACCGAAATCATGCAGTCATATGTGAATAACATTAGCACCATGGAAGGCGGGACACATTTGACAGGGTTCAGAGCAGGTCTGTCACGCGCTGTTCAGGAATATGCAAAGAACCATAACCTCATAAAGGGAATAGAAGGGATAAGCGGAGATGACGTAAGAGAGGGCCTTGTGGCGGTACTACACGTTAAGGTATTTCAACCGCAGTTTGAGGGGCAGACAAAATCCAAGCTCGGTAACAGCGAGGTAAAGGGCATTGTTCAGTCACTCACCGACAAATTCCTCAGGGATTACTTCGAATCATATCCGCACATAGCTGACCAGATCATCAAGAGAGCCATTGCTGCCGCTGCCGCAAGGGAAGCGTCAAGGAAAGCCAGGGAACTGGTCAGGAGAAAATCAGCCCTCGAAAACGGAGGATTGCCGGGCAAGCTGGCGGACTGCTCCACATCCGACCCGGAGAAATCAGAATTGTATATCGTAGAAGGAGATTCCGCTGGTGGTTCTGCAAAGCAGGCCAGGAACAGGGAATTCCAGGCTGTGCTCCCGTTAAGGGGGAAGATTCTGAATGTGGAAAAAACAAGTGATATAAAGGCTCTGGAGAACCAGGAGATTAGAAATCTCATCACAGCCATGGGAACGAACATAAAGGATTCTCTGGACATAGCAAAATTAAGGTATCACAAGATCATAATTATGACTGATGCCGACGTGGACGGCGCTCACATAAGGACACTCCTGCTTACCTTTTTCTACAGATATTCTCGTGAGCTTATCACGGAAGGCAAGATCTATTTCGCACAGCCTCCACTTTTCAGAATACAGAAAGGTGATAAGGTGCATTATGTGTACTCCGAGAAGGAGCAGGAAAGCATAGCAAAAAAGCTTGGAAATGGGTCTATAATACAGAGATTCAAGGGTCTTGGTGAGATGAACCCTTCCCAGTTATGGGAAACCACAATGCAGCCTGAGACAAGAAAGCTGGTGCAGGTTTCGATTGAGGACGCTGCAGCGGCTGACAGGCTTTTTTCAATATTGATGGGAGAAAAAGTTGAGCCCCGCCGTAAGTTTATAGAAGAGAACGCAAAATATGTAAAGAACATTGATTTGTGAGGAATTGGAATGCAGACAAGGCCGATAGAAGAGGAAATAAAAAATTCATACTTGGAATATGCAATGAGTGTTATTGTGAGTAGGGCCATCCCGGACGTACGCGACGGGCTCAAGCCTGTTCAGAGGCGGATACTTTACTCTATGAGTGAACTGGGAGTCACTTATGACAAACCCTACAAGAAATGTGCAAGAATTGTGGGAGAAACCATGGGTAAGTACCACCCTCACGGAGACCTCTCAATTTATGATGCCTTGGCCAGAATGGCGCAGACATTCTCCATGAGGTACACGCTGATTGATGGCCAAGGAAACTTTGGATCAATAGACGGAGACGAACCTGCCGCAATGAGGTACACAGAGGCCAGGCTGGCAAGATTGTCCTCTGAGATGGTACAGGACATTGAGAAGAATACGGTCAGATTCAGACAGAATTTCGATGGCTCCCTTGAAGAACCAGAATACTTCCCGACAAAGGTCCCACAGCTCCTAATAAACGGAACCTCTGGGATAGCAGTTGGTATGGCGACCAACATGCTCCCGAATAATCTAGGGGAAATATGCGATGCCATTACTTACAAGGTCGATAATCCAGGGTCTGAAACGGATGAGTTGCTTAAATTCGTAAAGGGGCCCGATTTTCCCGGAGGAGGAATTGTCTTTTATACTAAGGAACTAGTAGACTCATATAAGACCGGAAGGGGCAAGGTGTTGTGCCACGGAGAGGTGGATATGGACGAGCCAAAACATCTTGTTATCAAGAGCCTTCCCTTTGGAGTAAATAAGGCAACTTTCATCGAAAGCATAGCCTCCCTGACGAAGAATGAGGTCCTTAAAGGTGTTACAGATTTAAGAGATGAATCAGACAGAACCGGAATGAGGATTGTCATTAAGGTCAGGGACGATGATATGAAACCCCTTGTACTCAATCAGCTTTATGAGAATTCCGCACTTGAAACGTCAATAGGTGTTACAAACCTGGTTCTTGTGAACAATGAACCAAAGATACTGGGACTTAACCAGCTCATCGAACTATTCATAGAACACAGGCTGGAAATGATCCTTAAGAGGTCAAAATTTGACCTGGCCAAAAACCAGGAGCGGCAGGAAGTACTCCTAGGTATTGTGAAGGCACTTGACAATATTGACAGGGTCGTCGCTACAATCCGGGCATCAAAGGATGTGTCTGCAGCAAGAGCTTCCCTTATTTCCTCATTTGAAATGTCGGAGAGTCAGGCGGACGCCATTCTTGAAATGAGGCTCCAACGGCTCACTGCTCTGGAGACAACTAAGGTGAAACATGATCTCGACGAAGTTGTGAAGAATATCAAGAGGTTAACGAAGATCATTGGTGAGGAAATGGAGCGCAGATCGATCCTCAAGTTCGAAGTTTCAGAATTAAAAGAGAAATTCGCGGACAAGAGGAGAACTAAGATTGTTTACAAGCTTTTGAAAGAGAGATCCGTGGAAGATCTAATACCCAACGAGCAGAATATGGTTATACTGAGTGACGGTGGCCTGCTCAAGAGGGTATCAATTGACGAATACAAGGCACAGAAGAGAGGGGGAAAAGGGATCATAACCTCAACGAGAAAGGAAGACTCCGTAAAAAGTGTTCTCAAGTGCGATAGCCATGATACGATTTATTATTTCACAAATACGGGCAGGGTCATCAAGGGGAAGGTTTACGAGCTTGAGAAGAAGAACAGGAAGTCTGTTGGGACATCCGGACAAGCCATTCTGCCGTTGATGGAGGGTGAGACTGTGGAACAG
The sequence above is a segment of the Thermoplasmataceae archaeon genome. Coding sequences within it:
- a CDS encoding MarR family winged helix-turn-helix transcriptional regulator — translated: MSQRKEMTTTEISAYTGITLPTITGILESLVKTRCIIKNRNAEDGRKLVVSISETGSEKLRKFLNLQQMFVERIEPATDKDFLDKLSEVFRTLVRR
- the gyrB gene encoding DNA topoisomerase (ATP-hydrolyzing) subunit B — protein: MENYDASQITVLEGLKAVRKVPGMYIGSTDERGLHHLVYEVVDNAIDESVAGYCKNIFISINEDGSLSVEDDGRGIPVDLHPKYKRPGLEIVLTELHSGAKFDKKVYKITGGLHGVGVHVVNALSSKLIAAVKKEADLYYEIFNRGVPRDHMQKVSMEKFTDSKDQDVASLSFKLAKTHGLLIKFYPDSEIFETLDFSYNTIIERMRDLAYLNPQVTITIEDNRESRKEIFHFAGGLSEFVTYLGEGHIPIHKTPIYFNETSEDVVVEFALQYNTSVTEIMQSYVNNISTMEGGTHLTGFRAGLSRAVQEYAKNHNLIKGIEGISGDDVREGLVAVLHVKVFQPQFEGQTKSKLGNSEVKGIVQSLTDKFLRDYFESYPHIADQIIKRAIAAAAAREASRKARELVRRKSALENGGLPGKLADCSTSDPEKSELYIVEGDSAGGSAKQARNREFQAVLPLRGKILNVEKTSDIKALENQEIRNLITAMGTNIKDSLDIAKLRYHKIIIMTDADVDGAHIRTLLLTFFYRYSRELITEGKIYFAQPPLFRIQKGDKVHYVYSEKEQESIAKKLGNGSIIQRFKGLGEMNPSQLWETTMQPETRKLVQVSIEDAAAADRLFSILMGEKVEPRRKFIEENAKYVKNIDL
- the gyrA gene encoding DNA gyrase subunit A, which encodes MQTRPIEEEIKNSYLEYAMSVIVSRAIPDVRDGLKPVQRRILYSMSELGVTYDKPYKKCARIVGETMGKYHPHGDLSIYDALARMAQTFSMRYTLIDGQGNFGSIDGDEPAAMRYTEARLARLSSEMVQDIEKNTVRFRQNFDGSLEEPEYFPTKVPQLLINGTSGIAVGMATNMLPNNLGEICDAITYKVDNPGSETDELLKFVKGPDFPGGGIVFYTKELVDSYKTGRGKVLCHGEVDMDEPKHLVIKSLPFGVNKATFIESIASLTKNEVLKGVTDLRDESDRTGMRIVIKVRDDDMKPLVLNQLYENSALETSIGVTNLVLVNNEPKILGLNQLIELFIEHRLEMILKRSKFDLAKNQERQEVLLGIVKALDNIDRVVATIRASKDVSAARASLISSFEMSESQADAILEMRLQRLTALETTKVKHDLDEVVKNIKRLTKIIGEEMERRSILKFEVSELKEKFADKRRTKIVYKLLKERSVEDLIPNEQNMVILSDGGLLKRVSIDEYKAQKRGGKGIITSTRKEDSVKSVLKCDSHDTIYYFTNTGRVIKGKVYELEKKNRKSVGTSGQAILPLMEGETVEQILNAPKNKKSFLILVTRKGFVKRTPAEDLFEMRTSGIRIITLEEDDEVVAVEHRDKPGKFVVVSSTGKAAVFHSKEVRMTGRTSRGVKSMKLRKNEYIVSAFAVEDDEYLFNVSRNGIGKRTLISEYPVHHRGSSGVFLSKWNDRTGPLVSALPVREADDVLLVSKNEKTIRIRVADIRELSRVTAGVKLIDLDDEDYVISATRIGADENEE